In Thermococcus gorgonarius, the genomic window GGAAGAGGAAGAAGAGGAAGAAGAAGAGGTCAGCGAAGAGGAGGCCCTCGCCGGTCTCGGCGCCCTCTTCGGCTGAACTCCTTTTACTTTTGTCTTCTTTTGGAAAGCGCTATTCTCCTGCTCCCCTGATAATTTCCGCGATATGGGTTCTTTGCAGGCCCTTCAAGTCTGATAAAGGCTATCTGAACGAATCTTTCCCCATATTTGAGCTCAACCGGTTCGTCAGAGGCATTGAACAGCATGAGGGTCAGGTTTCCATCCCATCCCGGGTCGACCCAGGCAAAAGAACCCAAGATGCCTTCCCTCGCCAAGCTGCTCCTGATCTTCATGTCCCCCATGATATCGTCCGGGAGCTTAACTCTCTCCAGAGTTAGAACGAGGGCATGGGTTTTTGGAGGGATTACTATTCTGCCCTCCTGCTCGACGTCGATAAGCTTGCCGTTTATATAGGCTTCTTTTCCTACCCTCAGGTCATAACCCGCAGGCTGTAGCGAATCCTCCGAGAAAGGCTCAATCAGTATTTCCTTTCTGATTTTCCAGTCGGGGAGCATCATGAAAACCACCGCAAGCTTTATTTTGCAAACTCTTAAAACACTTCCGAGGGCCCGTGGCCTAGGGGATATGGCGCCGGCCTTCGGAGCCGGTAGTCGCGGGTTCGAATCCCGCCGGGCCCGCCAGCAGAATTCATGAAGATAATTTGCCTTTGAAAACAGGAAGCTTTTGGAAAAGCTTGACCAAAAGAGTTTTTCTTGTGAAAAAGCAGAAGATCAGTTGTGTCCTGTCCAAGGAGCACGTTTTAGGGGTTTAAACTCAAACTAACCTTTTTCAAACAGTTTCAACTTCATTATCAGCGCCCGAAGGGCACTTTAGGGAGTGAAACACTCTCAAAAAGAGCAAGCGAGTAAAAACCCTTCCAGAATTTGAATCTTTAGAAGAAGCATCTCATCTTCCGCCAGCGCTTTCGTCAGAAAGGGCTGTAATGGTGGGCCCGCGGGGATTCGAACCCCGGACCTCCACCTTGTAAGGGTGGCGTCATAACCAGTCTAGACCACGGGCCCGCCCGAATTGAAAAACCGAAAAGCGAATATAAAGCTTTCGCTAGACGTCCCTGAGGATTTCCTCTGGAGCCCCCGCGAACTCGACCAGATACTCCGCCTCCACTATGTGAAGCCTTCCGGGGACTATCAGGACGTGCGGCTGTCTGCCAAAGTCCTCGTTGATGAGATCCTTAACGTAGCCTGCCCTGAGCGTTGGGTTCAACGAGCCAGCCCTTGCGAGGACTACGACAAGAGTGTCAGGCGTAAAAACTCCCTGCCCCTTCATCTCCTCCACCTTAAGAAGGATCTCCATCGCCTCGTTGGCAGTCATGTAGCGGCCCTGGTCAGCTTTTATATCTAGGAACAGAAGCGTGTGGAGGTTTCTCTCCTTGTTTTCCCGTATCACATCGTAGTGACTCGTAGGAAACCAGTTCTTCTCGGGATAGGCAACGGTGGCGCTCTTCCCGAACTTGTAAATGTGTAGCCCGGTTATTGCCACTGCTGAGTATATGCTGGGCGCGTGGATAACGTAGCTCTCTACTCCAGCTTTCTTCGCCCGTATTCTAAGATCGGAGTGCGTCGTTGCCACCATCGGGTCCCCAGCTGTTAGGAAGGCCACATCCTTCTCCTTCGCCGCAGGCAGAACTATCCTCTCGAAGTTCAGCTCAACGTCTTCCCTGCTGAGCCTTCTTATTGGCTTTCCTATGAGCTCCTCTATCTTCTCTATCGTCGTCCCGGCAAGGAGGGAAGTGTAGAACTCGGCAAAGACCTCGTCGCATTTTCTAGCTATTTCCAGCCCCTTGAGGGTGATGTCCTTCTCATCGTAAAGGCCAAGGCCTATGAAGTAGAGCACCATCTCAACCACCGGAACTGGCTTGGAGAAAGGCCTTAAAAAAGCTCTCCAGAAAATCAAAAGAGGGAAGAATCAGACTATCAGGGAGACGAGGTCCCTTATAGCCTTCTCGGGGTCTTTAGCCTTCGTAACGCCGCTCGCGAGGAGAACACCAACGCTACCGAGTTCGAGGGCCTTCTTGACGTCCTCGCCCGTTGAGATGCCCGCTCCCGTGAGAACCTTAACCTCGGGGTTAACCTTCTTAACGAGTTCCACGGTGTTGGTTATCACTTCCGGCTTGGCCTTGCTGACGGGAATTCCGGTTCCTATGAGTTCAGGCGGCTCAACTGCCACGTAATCCGGGCCAAGAGCTGCTACAGCAGCTGAAACCGCCGGGTTGTTGGAGCAGACCATCGTCATGAGGCCGACTTCCTCTGCCCTCCTGATGCTGGCCTCAAGGTCCGCCAAGATCATCCTGTTCTCCGAGTGGTTGAGGAGCGTCCCAACCGCGCCGGCTTCCTTCACGGCCTCTGGAAGAACGTGCCCGGTGTGGCTTCCTGGCTTTATCGGGTCGATGTGCTGTGCAAAGACGGGAATCTCGACGCTCTCCGCTATCATCCTGAGGTCTGCCAGCTGGGGCGCCACTACTATGGTTATCCCCGTCTCCTTCCAGACCTTTTCAGCTGCCTTCGCTATCGCCAGCGCCCTCTTTCCGGTGGCCTCGATGTAGGTCTTGAAGTTTATCGCTATAATCGGCTCCTTTAGCTTCTCCATAGGTATCACCGGAGGTGTTATGCTTTCCTCCCTTAAACCTCTTTTGGTTATTGTAGCGAGGGCTCTTTGAACTGGCTTCTGTTATTTTCGGAAGAGACCGTGTAATCACCTACACAAAAGAGTTAAGTATCAGCCGACCGTTATGAATAGGGGGATGAGACATGAACAAACCTCTGCTCATAATGGCTATCATAACACTGGCGCTGTTCGGTTACGCAGTGAAAACGGCCCACCTGCCTCCGGCCAGCGTTGGCTACCACGAGGTCTTTTATCTCGACAACCAGAGCGTCGTCTTCGTTGAAAAGGACGGCTGGGGCCTCTTTGACATGGACATAAACCCGAAGGTCAAAGGATTTGAGATGCAGATCACCTTCCCCGAGGGAACGGAGTATCTGATCGAGCACAACGGAGAGCAGAAAAGGGGAAGCGACGAGTTCAAGACGACCGTAAGCAACGAGGGTACCATGTACGTCCACTTCAAGGTCCCCGACGATCTCGTTAAGTCACTCTACTATGAGAAGGGCACTGCCCAAGTCAAAATACACCTTGAAAAGGCCCCCTTCTGGAGGGACGATTACACACTGACCCTAGCCCCGAGGAAGTCCGATTGATTGGGCTCCGCCCCTACCTTCCAATTTCTCCTCGAGTTTCTCCAGAAATTCTCCTGCCTCTATAATCTCCAAATTGAGCCCTATCTCTTGAGCGTAGTTCAAAACCCAACCGGGTTTGGCGTTTCTGAACGGGGTTACAACCCAGAGCTCGGGAAAGCCAGCCCTGTGGGCCTTAACCACGTCGTAGAGGAGCCTCTGCGGAAACCACTTGAAGGACGCTTCAAGCTCTATCGCGAGGAGCTTTTTCTCTCCGTTGAGAACGGCTATGTCTATCCTCGTGCCGTCAGACGTTCTGTACTCGGGAACGGCCTTCAGGCCCAGCCCTTCCGCCAGAGAGACGATTTCCCGCGTTAGGGTTTTGACCTTGATTTTGGACACCTCAGAAAAGAGAG contains:
- the dph5 gene encoding diphthine synthase → MVLYFIGLGLYDEKDITLKGLEIARKCDEVFAEFYTSLLAGTTIEKIEELIGKPIRRLSREDVELNFERIVLPAAKEKDVAFLTAGDPMVATTHSDLRIRAKKAGVESYVIHAPSIYSAVAITGLHIYKFGKSATVAYPEKNWFPTSHYDVIRENKERNLHTLLFLDIKADQGRYMTANEAMEILLKVEEMKGQGVFTPDTLVVVLARAGSLNPTLRAGYVKDLINEDFGRQPHVLIVPGRLHIVEAEYLVEFAGAPEEILRDV
- the tpiA gene encoding triose-phosphate isomerase produces the protein MEKLKEPIIAINFKTYIEATGKRALAIAKAAEKVWKETGITIVVAPQLADLRMIAESVEIPVFAQHIDPIKPGSHTGHVLPEAVKEAGAVGTLLNHSENRMILADLEASIRRAEEVGLMTMVCSNNPAVSAAVAALGPDYVAVEPPELIGTGIPVSKAKPEVITNTVELVKKVNPEVKVLTGAGISTGEDVKKALELGSVGVLLASGVTKAKDPEKAIRDLVSLIV
- the dcd gene encoding dCTP deaminase; the encoded protein is MMLPDWKIRKEILIEPFSEDSLQPAGYDLRVGKEAYINGKLIDVEQEGRIVIPPKTHALVLTLERVKLPDDIMGDMKIRSSLAREGILGSFAWVDPGWDGNLTLMLFNASDEPVELKYGERFVQIAFIRLEGPAKNPYRGNYQGSRRIALSKRRQK